The nucleotide sequence TACCTGAAAGGAGCCCAGGAAGTACTTAAGGAGTTTTGCGGGGCACTGGGGATATCTCCCGGAGAGACTACCGCCGACGGCCTGTTTTACCTTGAAGTAGTCCGGTGCCTCGGCGCGTGCGATTTCGGCCCCTCCGTGATGGTGGACAACGAGATCCACCCCCATGTAAATCCGGGCAAGGTACCGGCTATAATTAAAGCATACAGCTAACCGCAAGCTCCGCTTTGCAGATTAATAGGGGACTGCTCAACTTTGAGCCAGTCCCCAAACTTATCTTCATTATTCATATACCATCCCATGAGTGCTGATATCACTCAAGCAATGCCCTCTCGAGATTTGCCCCGTTAATATCTACCTCCCTGAGGCTTGCCCGTCTGAGATCCGCCCCGCTGAGATTTGCCTCACAGAGATCCGCCCCGGCCAGATGGGCATAAGTAAGTTTTGCCCCACTGAGATCGGCCTTGCTGAGATCCGCCCTGCTGAAATTTGTATCAGTGAGGTTTGCCCCGCTGAGATTTGCTCCGCTGAGATCTGCCTCACTGAGATCTGCCTCACTGAGATCCGCACCGCTGAGGTCCGCCCCGCTGAGATTAGCTCCGCTGAGATTAGCCAAATAAAGAA is from Dehalobacter sp. and encodes:
- a CDS encoding pentapeptide repeat-containing protein, with product MANNEQLTIMREGTDAWNKWRRTANTGVDLSNAVLTEANLSGADLSEANLCKAFLFLADLSKTDLRGSILYLANLSGANLSGADLSGADLSEADLSEADLSGANLSGANLTDTNFSRADLSKADLSGAKLTYAHLAGADLCEANLSGADLRRASLREVDINGANLERALLE